One Cicer arietinum cultivar CDC Frontier isolate Library 1 chromosome 8, Cicar.CDCFrontier_v2.0, whole genome shotgun sequence DNA segment encodes these proteins:
- the LOC101515402 gene encoding uncharacterized protein encodes MKDTSKVIVGATLVMVVTLGFVIALILVLLAELYCSLLLQRHKHKNKNKNTSTTTIVPNNVSPSHSPNSPSPQNFNTNIYSQGVFQAPRNFLFPSIEKNISSKQQQNNINNKLHHHQVIHIQTLEEISSPKLSMSPFLSRAPPQQQKNTTTHQIKSDEISSCLDESSCVGSEKLNLVYISNPIYENEEKNESGVNTPFETPHSSPSHLEKSDSSCDDVEAEIQVEVEVCYTPPLTPMKKLTTEACSVSLRDSRSLSDSISRSVNGLTSSSSDSPSTSPSW; translated from the coding sequence atgaaagacaCATCCAAAGTCATCGTTGGAGCAACCTTAGTAATGGTTGTAACTCTTGGTTTTGTCATAGCCCTTATTCTTGTTCTTCTAGCTGAACTCTATTGTTCTCTTTTACTTCAACGCCacaaacacaaaaacaaaaacaaaaacacatcaacaacaacaatagtaCCTAATAATGTTTCTCCTTCACATTCACCAAATTCTCCATCACCACAAAACTTTAATACTAACATTTATTCACAAGGTGTGTTTCAAGCTCCAAGAaactttctttttccttccatAGAAAAAAACATTTCTtctaaacaacaacaaaataatattaataacaaaCTTCATCATCATCAAGTTATTCATATCCAAACACTAGAAGAAATTTCATCACCAAAATTATCAATGTCACCCTTTTTATCAAGAGCTCCaccacaacaacaaaagaacacAACAACCCATCAAATTAAAAGTGATGAAATTTCATCATGTCTTGATGAATCTTCTTGTGTTGGTAGTGAAAAATTGAATCTTGTTTATATTTCCAATCCCATATAtgaaaatgaagagaaaaatgAAAGTGGGGTTAATACACCATTTGAAACACCTCATTCTTCACCTTCTCATTTAGAAAAAAGTGATTCTTCTTGTGATGATGTTGAAGCTGAAATTCAAGTTGAAGTTGAAGTTTGTTATACACCTCCTTTGACTCCAATGAAGAAGCTAACTACAGAAGCTTGTTCTGTTTCTTTAAGAGATTCTAGATCATTAAGTGATTCTATTTCACGTAGTGTTAATGGTTTaacttcttcatcttctgattCTCCTTCTACTTCTCCTTCTTGGTGA
- the LOC101515737 gene encoding uncharacterized protein, which produces MLDGLLGRGFAAKCKSLIKLTKNRIDVIRRKRKATEKFLKQDIVDLLANGLDVNAYGRAEGLIAELTLTSCYDFVEWACEFVLKHLSVLQKLSGCPEECREAISSLMFSAARFSDLPELRELRQIFQERYGNSLECYVNKEFAANVNPKSFTLEKKVRLMQDISSEFSIKWDSKAFELRMSKSSAFAQGHNTYKSDHSVGYNKSSQGKDEILFEKSPDYSKDGHKFRNGKEAAISKGDENCVNPKSKLPEHGLKPLSRYDEVSLPKDSRDNLLPGRDKFTSPNWKEGSMLKPIGCSSQDKRVPQFEDGSNIHDRWGNATHVRESQDTASARKSPSHAGFRSKNTVNEPFAVNHDGLPDLDNSQRKVHETPRVKPYYSNAIPPPYVKPNSKLKNSTQRTELASSHIDNDGITTNPSIHQKPDADSKTERTRFGLDNSEWDLQATRDPRASKQIYEKVPPGLDNSERDLQATRDPRASKQVYEKVPPGFDNSERDLQTTRDPRASKQVYEKVTPAREDAEEVPVLKPKSMRRKHSKSRSTHNDASKEDAEVARKSRSKGPDESKRGLQILFDDEKHKKDEEERVIDRLLIHYSKKPTTTVPEKARRSKSRHAHKMDDGPNETPQAVPHAPRSVSLPHEQSQEVEVKKVFTRAASFQPDRSNEARHVHPKLPDYDDLAARLATLRGS; this is translated from the exons ATGTTAGACGGTTTGCTCGGTCGAGGATTCGCCGCGAAATG tAAATCGTTGATTAAATTGACGAAGAATCGGATCGATGTGATAAGAAGGAAGAGGAAAGCGACGGAGAAGTTTCTTAAGCAAGATATCGTTGATCTATTGGCGAATGGTTTAGATGTTAATGCTTATGGAAGA GCTGAAGGACTCATTGCTGAGTTGACATTGACATCTTGTTATGATTTTGTTGAGTGGGCCTGTGAGTTTGTCTTGAAGCACCTGTCTGTGCTGCAGAAACTGAG TGGATGCCCTGAGGAGTGCAGGGAGGCTATATCATCTCTGATGTTTTCTGCTGCAAGATTTTCTGATCTACCAGAGTTACGTGAGCTTCGGCAAATATTTCAGGAGAGATACGGAAATTCCTTAGAATGTTATGTCAATAAAGAG TTTGCTGCAAATGTAAATCCAAAGTCTTTTACCTTGGAGAAGAAGGTTCGCTTGATGCAGGATATTTCTTCAGAGTTTTCAATAAAGTGGGACTCCAAAGCTTTTGAACTGAGGATGTCAAAATCCTCCGCTTTCGCACAG GGCCATAATACTTATAAATCTGACCATTCTGTTGGTTATAACAAATCATCACAAGGCAAGGATGAGATCTTGTTTGAGAAAAGTCCTGACTATTCTAAAGATGGGCACAAATTTCGGAATGGCAAGGAAGCTGCTATCTCAAAGGGAGATGAAAATTGTGTCAATCCCAAATCCAAGCTCCCTGAACATGGATTGAAGCCATTAAGTAGGTATGATGAAGTCAGCCTGCCAAAAGATAGCCGTGACAATCTATTACCAGGAAGAGATAAGTTTACTTCTCCGAACTGGAAGGAGGGTAGTATGCTAAAACCAATAGGATGTTCTTCTCAGGATAAGAGAGTTCCACAATTCGAAGATGGTTCGAATATACATGATAGATGGGGGAATGCCACCCATGTGAGAGAAAGCCAGGACACAGCAAGTGCTAGAAAGTCTCCAAGTCATGCAGGATTTCGTTCAAAGAACACTGTGAACGAGCCATTTGCTGTTAATCACGATGGCCTACCTGATCTTGATAACTCTCAGAGAAAAGTTCATGAAACTCCTAGGGTAAAGCCCTACTACAGTAATGCCATTCCACCACCTTATGTAAAACCTAATTCTAAACTAAAGAACAGCACACAGAGAACTGAATTAGCATCTTCACATATTGACAATGATGGCATCACTACCAATCCATCAATACATCAAAAGCCGGATGCTGATTCTAAGACAGAGAGAACCCGATTCGGTTTGGATAACTCTGAATGGGATTTGCAGGCCACTAGAGATCCACGAGCAAGTAAACAAATTTATGAGAAAGTACCCCCTGGTTTGGATAACTCTGAACGGGATTTGCAGGCCACTAGAGATCCACGAGCGAGTAAACAAGTTTATGAGAAAGTACCCCCTGGCTTCGATAATTCTGAACGGGATTTGCAGACCACTAGAGATCCACGAGCGAGTAAACAAGTTTATGAGAAAGTAACCCCTGCTCGTGAAGATGCTGAAGAAGTCCCTGTATTAAAACCAAAATCTATGAGGCGGAAGCACTCGAAATCACGGTCTACACACAATGATGCCAGTAAGGAAGATGCTGAAGTTGCGAGAAAATCAAGGAGCAAGGGACCAGATGAATCAAAACGTGGCCTACAAATTCTGTTTGATGAtgagaaacataaaaaagatGAAGAGGAAAGAGTTATAGATAGATTACTAATCCATTATAGCAAAAAGCCAACCACCACTGTGCCTGAGAAAGCAAGAAGGTCTAAAAGTCGCCATGCACACAAAATGGATGATGGACCTAATGAGACACCACAGGCGGTCCCTCATGCACCTCGATCAGTTTCCCTTCCTCATGAACAATCACAAGAGGTGGAAGTTAAAAAAGTATTTACCCGTGCCGCTTCGTTTCAGCCTGATAGATCAAATGAAGCTCGACATGTGCATCCCAAGTTACCCGATTATGATGATTTAGCTGCTAGGCTTGCGACTTTGAGAGGTTCATAA